Proteins encoded in a region of the Elaeis guineensis isolate ETL-2024a chromosome 7, EG11, whole genome shotgun sequence genome:
- the LOC140859303 gene encoding uncharacterized protein has translation MVKAIAKAFSEIKKKMTQAPILRLPGFSKVFEVFCDASGVGIVGVLSQEGHPIAYFNEKLNEAKQKYSTHDKELLLLSNPLGIGEFLQGYTFIFKHHVGVENKAVDTLGRVIGILHSVEVIVVGFKRIKDEYDECKDFDEVYGALMNNHIISNIDFVIHDGYLFKGTRLCILTSFFRDFVI, from the exons ATGGTCAAAGCTATAGCCAAAGCATTTTCTGAGATCAAAAAGAAAATGACACAAGCACCCATATTACGGTTGCCTGGTTTCTCTAAGGTCTTTGAAGTTTTTTGTGATGCCTCAGGTGTAGGTATAGTTGGTGTTTtgagtcaagaaggtcatcccaTTGCCTACTTCAATGAGAAACTGAATGAGGCCAAACAAAAATATTCCACACATGACAAAGAGCTTTTGCTGTTGTCTAATCCCTTAGGCATTGGAG AGTTCTTACAGGGGTATACTTTTATTTTTAAGCACCATGTTGGTGTTGAGAACAAAGCAGTTGATACACTTGGTAGAGTCATTGGCATTTTACATTCTGTTGAGGTCATTGTGGTTGGTTTTAAGCGCATTAAGGATGAATATGATGAATGTAAAGATTTTGATGAAGTATATGGTGCATTGATGAATAATCATATCATTAGCAATATAGATTTTGTCATTCATGATGGTTATTTATTTAAGGGCACTAGATTGTGTATTCTGACCTCATTTTTTAGAGATTTTGTTATTTGA